The following DNA comes from Magnetococcales bacterium.
CTTCAGGCCGGATCCCAACGTGGTGGCGAAACGTTTTTCCTCGTTTTCGACCACCATGGCGACGGTTTGCCCCTGGGCGACCAGTTCCGGATAGGTCTCGCCCATGGTCTGGGCCAGGGTGCCGGTCAGGCCGTGCAGGAAGGGGCGTTCCAGGCCGAGCAGGCGGCCATGGCGCATGGCGCGGCGCATGATGCGGCGCAGGACATAGCCGCGCCCCTCATTGGAGGGGAGAACCCCGTCGGCAATCAAAAAACCGGCGGCCCGGACATGGTCGGCAATGACCCGCAGGGAGATGCGTTGCGTTTCGGAGCAGGCCTCGTACTCTGTCCCGCAACGGGCCGCTGCCGCCCGCAACAGCGGCTGAAAAAGATCGGTTTCAAAGTTGCTGGTGCGTCCCTGGACCACGGCGGCCATCCGCTCCAGACCGGCCCCGGTATCGATGCAGGGGTTGGGCAGAGGGGTCAGCTTGCCATCGGCATCGCGATTGTACTGCATGAACACGAGATTCCAGATTTCGACAAACCGGTTGCCATCTCCCTCCGGGGTGCCGGGGGGACCGCCGGGAACCTCGGGGCCATAATCGTAAAAAATTTCCGAACAGGGACCGCAGGGACCAGTATCCCCCATGGACCAGAAATTGTCGCTGGTGGCGATGCGGATGATTTTATCGCTGGGGAGTCCAACCTTCTCCCGCCAAAGGTGCCAGGCCTCATCATCCTCGGCATAGACCGTGACCAGGAGGCGATCCGGAGGGATGCCCAGTTTACCGGTCACAAACTGCCAGCCCAGGGGAATGGCCTCGGACTTGAAGTAATCCCCGAAGGAAAAGTTGCCGAGCATTTCAAAGAAGGTGTGATGGCGCGGGGTGCGGCCCACATTTTCCAGATCGTTGTGTTTGCCGCCGGCCCGCACGCATTTCTGGACGGTCACGGCGCGGGTGTAGTCGCGGCGTTCCTGGCCCAGAAACAGATTTTTGAACTGTACCATGCCGGCGTTGGTGAACAGCAACGTCGGATCATTGCGTGGTACCAGGCCGGAGGAGGCCACATGCCGGTGACCGTGGCGTTCGAAGAAGGTCACAAACCGGCGGCGAATGTCATTTCCAGTCATGCCCACCGCAAATCTCCTCATGTCGAAGCAACGCAAAACCTGCCCGATGGCATTGGCCCCGGGCGAATCGTAACTATTCAGCTCTTCCCATTAAAAAACGTTCGAAAAACTGGGAAGGAGGTCCAGGAGGAAGGGCTGTGCCCTTCCTCCTGGCGGGGTTTGGGGCGGAGCCCCAACAAAATCTTTCATATCAAATCCTTTTTTTGCAAGGGTTCTGAATAGTTACGGCGAATCAGCGCAAAACCTGCCAGATGGTATCGGCATCGAACCCGCGTCGCACGAGAAAATCGTACTGTTTCTTCAAAGTGGCCTGGTCGATGGGGGAAACGGGGCCGAATCGTTTATCGCGGGCGGCCCGGGCCAGGGTGACCAGATCCGTGGTGGCCAGGAAGGTGGCCAGGGCGGATTCGGCTTCTTCCGTGGCGACGCCGCGCAGACGCAGATCGGCGCGTACCCGTTGCGGTCCGCAGAGCTTGTTTTGCAGACGGTTGCGGGTCAGGGCCTCGGCAAAGGCGCTGTCGTTCAGGAATCCAAGTTCCTGGCAGCGGGCCATGGCTTGGGCGACCAGATCTGGGGGTGCCCCTTTCTGGTGAAGTTTGCGGGTCAATTCCTGGATGCTGTGGGGGCGTTGGGCCAGGCAGCGCAGGGCCAGATTGTAAACGTGGGCAGCGTCCATGCAAACCATCCACCCTCAATTTTTCCTTTGATTGCGCAGGCTGAAGACGTAGGCCAGCACCTGGGCGACGGCCTTGAACAGGTCGGGTGGAATGGTTTGTTCCAGATCCACATCCTTGAAGAGGGTGCGGGCGAGGGGGGGATTTTCCACCAGGGGGACTTTGTGTTCCTGGGCGATGGTGCGGATGCGGGTGGCCACGGCATCGACCCCTTTGGCAACCACCTT
Coding sequences within:
- a CDS encoding regulatory protein RecX, whose protein sequence is MDAAHVYNLALRCLAQRPHSIQELTRKLHQKGAPPDLVAQAMARCQELGFLNDSAFAEALTRNRLQNKLCGPQRVRADLRLRGVATEEAESALATFLATTDLVTLARAARDKRFGPVSPIDQATLKKQYDFLVRRGFDADTIWQVLR